A genomic window from Micromonospora ferruginea includes:
- a CDS encoding MMPL family transporter: MSLFTRVARGRLAAWLTVVAAIVVGAVVFGLPTPDNPQPVSATGLSVQWQSTQVERLQDQLPSRDTQPALVVVSRADRAPLSTADRSALDGAAGKLGALAVGGRVAPAQLSPDGTVALVAVPLSTAGDQQAVVDEVVKVRDAVADLPDDLTVEVTGGPAFTADLSKVFQGADTTLLLVTAAVVALLLLVTYRSPFLWLVPLLVVAAAEQFTLRTVETVVPALGIYLPSGQVTGIASVLVFGAATDYALLLIARYREELRREENRFTAMRAALRRTAEPILASGGTVVLGVLTLLLSEQETNRALAVACAIGVVFAMLSALFVLPAALVLFGRGLFWPFVPRVGSAAREGRLWGRLGELVVRRPLPVAVLSTLLLAGLALGGLGIRTGLSETEQFRERPEAVTGAETLARAFPAGSTQPVAVLTNPQAAPAVLAAATAVDGVASARPSTAGDRIAQVDVVLTAEPGTAASDRAVVALRDAVAAVPDSAPPTVDGADAPDGALVGGTVAATYDSTQANTKDLRLILPIILLLVGAVLVLLLRGLLAPLLLVLTVIASFFASLGAAWLIFDHVLDFPALDSGVLLLAFVFLVALGVDYNIFLVTRAREDARRTGTRDGMLSALRVTGGVITSAGVLLAAVFAVLGVLPLITLTQIGIIVCVGVLLDTLLVRTVLVPSLAFLLGDRFWWPGKITREPDAPAEAADVPAEPVTARD, encoded by the coding sequence ATGTCTCTGTTCACCCGCGTCGCCCGGGGCCGGTTGGCCGCCTGGCTCACCGTGGTCGCCGCCATCGTCGTCGGCGCGGTCGTCTTCGGTCTACCCACGCCGGACAACCCCCAACCGGTCTCCGCCACCGGACTGTCCGTGCAGTGGCAGTCGACCCAGGTCGAGCGGCTCCAGGACCAGCTACCCTCCCGCGACACCCAGCCCGCGCTGGTGGTGGTCAGCCGCGCCGACCGGGCCCCGCTGAGCACCGCCGACCGCAGCGCGCTCGACGGCGCGGCCGGCAAGCTCGGCGCGCTCGCCGTCGGCGGCCGGGTCGCCCCGGCCCAGCTCTCCCCGGACGGCACGGTGGCCCTGGTCGCGGTGCCGCTGTCCACCGCCGGCGACCAGCAGGCCGTGGTCGACGAGGTGGTCAAGGTGCGCGACGCCGTGGCCGACCTGCCCGACGACCTGACCGTCGAGGTCACCGGCGGGCCCGCCTTCACCGCCGACCTGAGCAAGGTGTTCCAGGGCGCCGACACCACGCTGCTGCTGGTCACCGCCGCGGTCGTCGCGCTGCTGCTGCTCGTCACCTACCGCAGCCCGTTCCTGTGGCTCGTGCCGCTGCTGGTGGTCGCCGCCGCCGAGCAGTTCACCCTGCGCACGGTGGAGACCGTCGTGCCCGCGCTGGGGATCTACCTGCCCAGCGGCCAGGTCACCGGCATCGCCAGCGTGCTCGTCTTCGGCGCCGCCACCGACTACGCGCTGCTGCTCATCGCCCGCTACCGTGAGGAACTGCGCCGCGAGGAGAACCGGTTCACCGCCATGCGGGCGGCCCTGCGCCGCACCGCCGAGCCGATCCTGGCCAGCGGCGGCACCGTCGTGCTCGGCGTGCTCACGCTGCTGCTCTCGGAGCAGGAGACCAACCGGGCGCTCGCGGTCGCGTGCGCCATCGGCGTCGTCTTCGCCATGCTCTCCGCCCTGTTCGTGCTCCCCGCCGCGCTGGTGCTCTTCGGCCGCGGCCTGTTCTGGCCGTTCGTCCCCCGGGTGGGCAGCGCCGCCCGCGAGGGCCGGCTCTGGGGCCGCCTCGGCGAGCTGGTCGTCCGCCGGCCGCTGCCGGTGGCGGTGCTGTCCACCCTGCTCCTCGCCGGCCTCGCGCTCGGCGGCCTGGGCATCCGCACCGGCCTGTCCGAGACCGAGCAGTTCCGGGAGCGCCCCGAGGCGGTCACCGGCGCGGAGACCCTCGCGCGGGCGTTCCCGGCCGGCAGCACCCAGCCGGTCGCCGTGCTCACCAACCCGCAGGCCGCCCCCGCGGTGCTCGCCGCCGCCACCGCCGTCGACGGCGTCGCCTCGGCCCGACCCAGCACCGCCGGCGACCGGATCGCCCAGGTCGACGTGGTGCTCACCGCCGAACCCGGCACCGCCGCCTCCGACCGCGCGGTCGTGGCCCTGCGCGACGCGGTCGCCGCCGTACCGGACTCCGCGCCACCCACCGTCGACGGCGCCGACGCCCCCGACGGCGCCCTGGTCGGCGGCACCGTCGCCGCCACCTACGACTCGACCCAGGCCAACACCAAGGACCTGCGGCTGATCCTGCCGATCATCCTGCTGCTCGTCGGCGCCGTGTTGGTGCTGCTGCTGCGCGGCCTGCTCGCCCCGCTGCTGCTGGTGCTGACCGTGATCGCGTCGTTCTTCGCCAGCCTCGGCGCGGCCTGGCTGATCTTCGACCACGTGCTGGACTTCCCGGCGCTGGACAGCGGCGTGCTGCTGCTGGCCTTCGTGTTCCTGGTCGCGCTCGGCGTGGACTACAACATCTTCCTGGTCACCCGGGCCCGGGAGGACGCCCGCCGCACCGGCACCCGCGACGGCATGCTGTCGGCGCTGCGGGTCACCGGCGGCGTCATCACCAGCGCCGGCGTGCTGCTGGCCGCGGTCTTCGCGGTGCTGGGCGTGCTGCCGCTGATCACGCTCACCCAGATCGGGATCATCGTCTGCGTCGGCGTGCTGCTGGACACGCTGCTGGTGCGCACCGTCCTGGTGCCGTCGCTGGCGTTCCTGCTCGGCGACCGGTTCTGGTGGCCCGGAAAGATCACCCGCGAGCCCGACGCGCCCGCCGAGGCGGCCGACGTGCCGGCCGAGCCGGTCACCGCGCGGGACTGA
- a CDS encoding MarR family winged helix-turn-helix transcriptional regulator, whose protein sequence is MYRRRDDPRGRLVAEITNDLRRYSADAQHVGHAFAGLHGLNPTDLQALIAVMEAELVGDPITPGRLGDVLNLSSGSVTALVDRLERAGHIRRDRDTADRRKILLHYADRGATLAQSFFGPLGRRTDAVMDRFTDEELAVVHRFMGEMVHSMRAHRDEVRAARVTAEPSGDR, encoded by the coding sequence ATGTACCGGCGACGGGACGACCCGCGGGGGCGCCTGGTCGCCGAGATCACCAACGACCTGCGTCGCTACTCGGCGGACGCGCAGCACGTCGGGCACGCGTTCGCCGGCCTGCACGGGCTCAACCCGACCGACCTGCAGGCGCTGATCGCGGTGATGGAGGCCGAGCTGGTGGGTGACCCGATCACCCCCGGACGGCTCGGCGACGTGCTCAACCTCTCGTCCGGTTCGGTCACCGCGCTCGTCGATCGGCTGGAGCGCGCGGGCCACATCCGCCGCGACCGGGACACCGCCGACCGCCGCAAGATCCTGCTGCACTACGCCGACCGGGGCGCCACCCTGGCGCAGAGCTTCTTCGGCCCGCTGGGCCGGCGCACCGACGCGGTGATGGACCGGTTCACCGACGAGGAACTCGCCGTGGTGCACCGGTTCATGGGCGAGATGGTGCACAGCATGCGGGCGCACCGCGACGAGGTGCGCGCCGCCCGCGTCACCGCCGAACCGTCCGGCGACCGCTGA
- a CDS encoding CocE/NonD family hydrolase translates to MTVRLVTRLAAAALRLPAARTGRVTVTRNLPVRVRDGTTLRTDHYAPDLPGAPCVLIRTPYGRGGPIRLLGRLVAERGFHVVIQSCRGTYGSGGEFAPLVHERDDGLDTLDWLRRQRWWTGAFGMFGASYQGFVQWAVAAEAGDELRAMVAVVTASGTRDSTYAGESFALDTVLTWAELLQAQTVPWLARQWELKRGQPRLVRALTHLPLAEADRVATGVTVPFFQEWLRHHTPGADYWRARVFGERIDEVRAPVAMVSGWQDIFLPAQLDDYARLRAAGARPRLTVGPWTHGSPGLLVASLREGLDWFAEHLADGPASERAPVRVHVGGVGGGWRDLPDWPPPAAATRWHLQPDGGLDPAPPAGGGPDRIRYDPADPTPSLGGPLLVAQRAGAVDNRPVESRPDVLTYTTEPLREPVEVIGPVHAEIHLRSELSYLDVFVRLCDVDRGGRSWNVCDGLVRVEPGRFPADGSGVLRVPVALWPAAHRFAPGHRLRLQVSGGAHPRYARNPGTGEPLGTAVTLRAGWREVLHDRAHPSAVLLPLAKASSTPGR, encoded by the coding sequence CTGACCGTGCGGCTGGTCACCCGGCTCGCCGCGGCGGCGCTGCGGCTGCCCGCCGCCCGCACCGGCCGGGTCACCGTCACCCGCAACCTTCCGGTCCGGGTCCGCGACGGGACCACCCTGCGCACCGACCACTACGCGCCCGACCTGCCCGGCGCGCCCTGCGTGCTGATCCGCACCCCGTACGGGCGGGGTGGGCCGATCCGGCTGCTCGGCCGGCTGGTCGCCGAGCGCGGCTTCCACGTGGTGATCCAGTCCTGCCGCGGCACGTACGGCTCCGGGGGCGAGTTCGCCCCGCTGGTGCACGAGCGCGACGACGGCCTGGACACCCTCGACTGGCTGCGCCGCCAGCGGTGGTGGACCGGCGCGTTCGGCATGTTCGGCGCCAGCTACCAGGGTTTCGTGCAGTGGGCGGTGGCCGCCGAGGCCGGCGACGAGCTGCGCGCGATGGTCGCGGTGGTGACCGCCTCGGGCACCCGCGACTCGACGTACGCGGGGGAGTCGTTCGCGCTGGACACGGTGCTCACCTGGGCCGAGCTGCTGCAGGCGCAGACCGTGCCCTGGCTGGCCCGGCAGTGGGAGCTGAAGCGGGGCCAGCCCCGGCTGGTACGGGCGTTGACGCACCTGCCGCTGGCCGAGGCGGACCGGGTCGCCACCGGCGTGACGGTGCCGTTCTTCCAGGAGTGGCTGCGCCACCACACCCCGGGCGCCGACTACTGGCGGGCCCGGGTCTTCGGCGAGCGGATCGACGAGGTGCGCGCGCCGGTCGCCATGGTCAGCGGCTGGCAGGACATCTTCCTGCCGGCCCAGCTCGACGACTACGCCCGGCTGCGGGCCGCCGGCGCCCGCCCGAGGTTGACCGTCGGCCCGTGGACGCACGGCAGCCCCGGGCTGCTGGTCGCGTCGCTGCGGGAGGGGCTGGACTGGTTCGCCGAGCACCTGGCCGACGGCCCGGCGTCGGAGCGCGCCCCGGTCCGGGTGCACGTCGGCGGCGTCGGGGGCGGCTGGCGGGACCTGCCGGACTGGCCGCCGCCGGCCGCGGCGACGCGCTGGCACCTGCAACCCGACGGTGGCCTCGACCCCGCGCCGCCGGCCGGCGGCGGACCGGACCGGATCCGGTACGACCCGGCCGACCCGACCCCGTCGCTGGGCGGGCCGCTGCTGGTTGCCCAGCGGGCGGGCGCGGTGGACAACCGCCCGGTGGAGTCCCGCCCGGACGTGCTGACCTACACCACCGAGCCGCTGCGCGAGCCGGTGGAGGTGATCGGGCCGGTGCACGCCGAGATCCACCTGCGCAGCGAGCTGTCCTACCTGGACGTGTTCGTGCGGCTGTGCGACGTGGACCGGGGCGGGCGCTCGTGGAACGTGTGCGACGGCCTGGTCCGGGTCGAGCCGGGACGGTTCCCGGCCGACGGCTCCGGCGTGCTCCGGGTGCCGGTCGCGCTGTGGCCGGCCGCCCACCGGTTCGCGCCCGGGCACCGGTTGCGGCTGCAGGTCTCCGGCGGCGCCCACCCGCGGTACGCGCGCAATCCCGGCACTGGCGAGCCGCTCGGCACTGCCGTCACACTGCGTGCCGGTTGGCGGGAGGTGCTGCACGACCGCGCGCACCCGTCGGCGGTGCTGCTGCCGCTCGCGAAGGCGTCGTCCACACCGGGTAGATAA
- a CDS encoding ArsR/SmtB family transcription factor, whose amino-acid sequence MDQPTVRQVTDSRVLAALAHPLRRRLMDVLKVYGPCTVGMLAERTDQAPANVSHHLKVLAAADLLVEAPELARDRRERWWKPRNRGVRWSHTDFDDDPSARVVADAASSLNLERHAELVRAWHAAPEEAHVAWGDGPFSTDHWLHLTPDELTELSREVIALLMRWADRATPDDGQTREPVFVFAHGVPGRP is encoded by the coding sequence ATGGATCAGCCGACGGTCAGACAGGTCACCGACAGCCGGGTGCTCGCCGCGCTCGCCCACCCGCTCCGCCGCCGCCTCATGGACGTGCTCAAGGTCTACGGCCCGTGCACCGTGGGCATGCTCGCCGAACGCACCGACCAGGCGCCGGCGAACGTCAGCCACCACCTCAAGGTGCTGGCCGCCGCCGACCTGCTCGTCGAGGCGCCCGAGCTGGCCCGCGACCGCCGCGAGCGCTGGTGGAAGCCCCGCAACCGGGGGGTGCGCTGGTCCCACACCGACTTCGACGACGACCCGTCCGCCCGGGTGGTGGCCGACGCGGCCAGCTCGCTCAACCTGGAGCGCCACGCCGAGCTGGTGCGGGCCTGGCACGCCGCTCCCGAGGAGGCCCACGTCGCCTGGGGCGACGGACCGTTCAGCACCGACCACTGGCTGCACCTGACCCCGGACGAGCTGACCGAGCTCAGCCGCGAGGTGATCGCGCTGCTCATGCGCTGGGCGGACCGCGCCACCCCCGACGACGGGCAGACCCGTGAGCCGGTTTTCGTGTTCGCCCACGGCGTCCCGGGCCGGCCGTGA
- a CDS encoding MFS transporter, whose translation MTAPAGAPAPPAMAPQGGLFRHRDFRLLWTGHTISAVGSNMTTVALPLVAVAVLDASTFQVAVLTAAAWLPWLLAGLPVGAWVDRVRRRPVMIAADLCAAALFASVPVAALLDLLTVGHLLVVALGAGLARVFFETADQVYLPTLLPPEQVPPANSRLHATQTASYLLGPGLAGLIAQLAGAVTAVALDAVSFLASALCLHRIRAVEPRPHRPSATASMRREVVDGLRFVTRDPYLRVLTVFGAASNIGLTGYQAVLVVFLVRSADLPAGLVGLLIGLASLGGVLGAALAARLARRVGTARALLVAGALTGPPALLIPLAGPGARTAWLVLGGTLVSLGVAIGNVVKGSFRQTYTPHRLLGRVTVSMQLLNYGTIPLAALAAGALGAAWGPAGAIRVMTAWLALTPLLLLVGPLRRRRDLPAAPAG comes from the coding sequence GTGACCGCCCCGGCCGGCGCGCCCGCGCCGCCCGCCATGGCGCCGCAGGGTGGGCTGTTCCGGCACCGCGACTTCCGGCTGCTCTGGACCGGCCACACGATCAGCGCGGTGGGCAGCAACATGACCACCGTGGCGTTGCCGCTGGTCGCCGTGGCGGTGCTGGACGCCAGCACGTTCCAGGTGGCGGTGCTCACCGCCGCGGCCTGGCTGCCCTGGCTGCTCGCCGGCCTGCCGGTCGGCGCCTGGGTCGACCGGGTCCGCCGCCGGCCGGTGATGATCGCCGCCGACCTGTGCGCCGCCGCGTTGTTCGCCAGCGTGCCGGTGGCCGCCCTGCTGGACCTGCTCACCGTCGGGCACCTGCTGGTCGTGGCGCTCGGCGCCGGCCTGGCCCGGGTCTTCTTCGAGACCGCCGACCAGGTCTACCTGCCCACCCTGCTGCCGCCCGAACAGGTTCCGCCGGCCAACTCCCGGCTGCACGCCACCCAGACCGCGAGCTACCTGCTCGGCCCCGGGCTGGCCGGCCTGATCGCCCAACTCGCCGGCGCGGTGACCGCGGTGGCGCTGGACGCGGTGAGCTTCCTGGCGTCGGCGCTGTGCCTGCACCGCATCCGGGCGGTCGAACCCCGGCCGCACCGCCCCTCCGCGACCGCGTCGATGCGCCGGGAGGTCGTCGACGGGCTGCGCTTCGTCACCCGGGATCCGTACCTGCGGGTGCTGACGGTCTTCGGCGCGGCCAGCAACATCGGGCTCACCGGCTACCAGGCGGTGCTGGTGGTCTTCCTGGTCCGCTCGGCCGACCTGCCGGCCGGGCTGGTCGGCCTCCTGATCGGACTGGCCAGCCTCGGCGGGGTGCTCGGCGCGGCGCTCGCCGCCCGGCTGGCCCGCCGGGTCGGCACCGCCCGCGCGCTGCTGGTCGCCGGCGCGCTGACCGGCCCGCCCGCGCTGCTCATCCCGCTCGCCGGCCCCGGCGCCCGGACGGCCTGGCTGGTGCTCGGCGGCACGCTGGTGAGCCTGGGCGTCGCGATCGGCAACGTGGTCAAGGGGAGCTTCCGGCAGACCTACACGCCGCACCGGCTGCTCGGCCGGGTCACCGTGAGCATGCAGTTGCTCAACTACGGCACCATCCCGCTCGCCGCGCTGGCGGCCGGCGCGCTGGGCGCGGCGTGGGGGCCGGCCGGGGCGATCCGGGTGATGACCGCCTGGCTGGCGCTGACCCCGCTGCTGCTGCTGGTCGGGCCGCTACGCCGGCGGCGGGACCTGCCGGCGGCACCCGCCGGATAG
- a CDS encoding cold-shock protein — translation MATGTVKWFNSEKGFGFIEQDGGGPDVFVHYSAIQSSGYRELNEGQKVEFEVTQGQKGPQADNVRPM, via the coding sequence ATGGCAACCGGCACGGTCAAGTGGTTCAACTCGGAAAAGGGCTTCGGCTTCATCGAGCAGGACGGCGGAGGCCCGGACGTGTTCGTCCACTACTCGGCCATCCAGAGCAGTGGCTACCGCGAGCTGAACGAGGGCCAGAAGGTCGAGTTCGAGGTGACGCAGGGCCAGAAGGGCCCGCAGGCGGACAACGTTCGTCCGATGTGA